Part of the bacterium genome, CCCCCCGGTGTATCGCTGCTGAATCGTTGTAGCGGCGCGTCACCCTCAGCTTCATGGGGAGGGTGAGCACTATGGTCTCGTTGTTTTTCCACGGGCGCTTGAATATGTGGAACGTTCCGGCTTTCGCGGGAACCGGGTTCCCTTTGTTGAGTGAAAGCTGCGCGCCCTCGGCCCAGCCGGGTATACGGAGGTAGAGGGGGAAATTCACCTCGCCGGAGGTCTTTATCTCGAAAACGATTTCACCTGAAAACGGGTAATCGGTCTTTTCGACAATGGTAACCTGCGCCGAGTTTACGGCACGGTGAACTTCCGAAGGACCGTACGCTATTGCCGCAAGACCGCCATCCGGCGTGCCCATCCATATGTTGCTCACGAATTTCGGCCAGCCCTGGCTGAAATTGGCGGTGCAGCACTTGTAATTCGGAGCGAGACCATAGATGTTGGCATCGGGACCGTTCGTCCAGTCGCGTTTTTCCACGGTGCAGAGGACCTGGTTGGCCTGCTGGTCGTACTGGTGGGCCCACATATCGGCGGAGAAAGCTCCCGGCAGGTTGTTGTATGCGAGGGATTCGAGACGGTCAGCGTATGCGGTACCGCCGAAGAGCGATGTCAGCACTTCCATCGAGTACATGTACTCGACCACGGCGCAGAGCTCGGTACCCTGTGATGGATTGAGTCCGGACAGATGCTCGTCCCCGGTAAACAGGCCCGTCGCGCACCCGTGGAGACGGTCGAGCCATTCGAGCGCCGTATCGGAGGCTTTACGGTCGTCTTCGCTGCCGGAAAAGAGGCTGTAGAGCCCGGGGTATTTGACCGCCATCGCATGGTTGACCACATGGGTCGCAAGGTTCGGATGGATACGCACCTTGTTTTCGATCATGAAATGGGTGAAATGGTCCGACCAGTTGTAACCCTGCTCATGGAGAAAGTGCGGCAGGTCCTGAAAAACAGGGCAGGGCCGCCGGCTGCAGAGCCAGAACAGCGACATGAGATATTCACCCCAGCGGAATTTCACCCAGATTTTAAGCGGCTCCTTTTCGATCCGTTTCCTCAGGAGCATGAAGTAGGAAGCCATGGCGGGCTCGGCCCTCCGATCCTGTGTCGCTTCGGTGTACTGGGCAAGCACCTTGAGCATGACAGCGCGGGGCCACCAGATATCCTCGTGATCGGTCTGCGGCCCGATCCAGCCATCCTCGCCCAGGTGAGATAACGTCCAGTTCAGCCATTTGGCAACCTTCGCTTTCAGACGGGAATCATCGAGCAGATAGGCGAGCGGCACGAGGCCATCGAGGTAATAGGGGCCTACCTCCCACGATTCGCCGTTTCCGCCGAGCCATGCGCTTTCCGGGCCGAGATCGGGGAAGAACTCGTCGAGATGACCGGAGAGCCCTTCCGCCTGTATCTTGAGTTGCTCCCTGAGCCAGCCGCGGGGAAGTACCGTTCCGAGCGGAAGGGGGTTGAATGTTCGTTTCGGGACAAAGGTTTCGGGATTTGGCATGGCGCTGTTCTCCATGTATGGTGATGAATTCAAGTTTTCATGAACGAGGAGTATGAAGTGTTGTGCTACTCTATTAAAGTATAACTGTTCACGGATGGTGTCAAATTAAATTCTGACCGATAAAGCCGAGGCAGCCAAAATACTGTTGTCATCTCGCCCTTCATTTCCTATCATAAAGGGCGCACCATCCATGATCCTGACACCCGGAGAACTGCCCGCCATGCCCCGGCTCCTCCTCCATATCTGCTGCGGCCCCTGCGCCGGGCCTGTGATAGAAAGGCTTTCCGGCGGGTACGACATCACCGGCTACTTCTACAACCCCAACATTCAGCCTCCCGATGAATACGAGCGCCGTCTCGAAGCAGCCCGCACCGCGGCGGAGCGCTTCGGAATCGAACTCATCGAGGAACGCTACGACCCCGAAACGTTCTTCGATGCGGTCAGGGGACTCGAAAACGAACCCGAAAACGGCGCCCGGTGCCCAGTCTGCTACCGCCTCCGTCTATCCGCGGCGGCATCGTATGCAGCCCGGCATTCCTTCGATTTTATCGCCAGCACGCTCACCCTCGGCCCTCAAAAAAGGGCAGCGGTCATCAACCCTATCGGACACGAAGCCGCAACCACCGAGGGTGTCGGTTTTCTCGATGGAGACTGGAAAAAGCAGGACGGTTTCAGACGGTCGCTCGAACTTTCCCGGGATATGGATATTTACCGTCAGCACTACTGCGGGTGCCGATTCTCCATAAGAAAACCGGAATAAAAAAGAGACAGCAGGCCGCCCGAATTATATCAAGATATATTCACGGCAGGGAATGGAACGCGGATTTTCGCGGATTT contains:
- a CDS encoding glycoside hydrolase family 127 protein, with the translated sequence MPNPETFVPKRTFNPLPLGTVLPRGWLREQLKIQAEGLSGHLDEFFPDLGPESAWLGGNGESWEVGPYYLDGLVPLAYLLDDSRLKAKVAKWLNWTLSHLGEDGWIGPQTDHEDIWWPRAVMLKVLAQYTEATQDRRAEPAMASYFMLLRKRIEKEPLKIWVKFRWGEYLMSLFWLCSRRPCPVFQDLPHFLHEQGYNWSDHFTHFMIENKVRIHPNLATHVVNHAMAVKYPGLYSLFSGSEDDRKASDTALEWLDRLHGCATGLFTGDEHLSGLNPSQGTELCAVVEYMYSMEVLTSLFGGTAYADRLESLAYNNLPGAFSADMWAHQYDQQANQVLCTVEKRDWTNGPDANIYGLAPNYKCCTANFSQGWPKFVSNIWMGTPDGGLAAIAYGPSEVHRAVNSAQVTIVEKTDYPFSGEIVFEIKTSGEVNFPLYLRIPGWAEGAQLSLNKGNPVPAKAGTFHIFKRPWKNNETIVLTLPMKLRVTRRYNDSAAIHRGALTFSLMISSRWKQIAGETPHADYEVRPMTDWNYALVLDTENPAKSLTVEEKSVKMPCFSEIKAPVVLTAKARKVPDWGMDGASAAPPPKSPVSVSTPVEEVKLIPYGSAKLRITEFPVTQ
- a CDS encoding epoxyqueuosine reductase QueH, which produces MILTPGELPAMPRLLLHICCGPCAGPVIERLSGGYDITGYFYNPNIQPPDEYERRLEAARTAAERFGIELIEERYDPETFFDAVRGLENEPENGARCPVCYRLRLSAAASYAARHSFDFIASTLTLGPQKRAAVINPIGHEAATTEGVGFLDGDWKKQDGFRRSLELSRDMDIYRQHYCGCRFSIRKPE